Proteins found in one Vulpes vulpes isolate BD-2025 chromosome 13, VulVul3, whole genome shotgun sequence genomic segment:
- the POGK gene encoding pogo transposable element with KRAB domain isoform X2 has protein sequence MFTHQACSAAGSLQNQSGLFPRDGVHSLHSQLDPKRRRRGRRDSEPGAGGWPHRYAESPDLLRGWMEFPFPKPDMITRLEGDEESQNSDEWQLHGGTFAENEESDVKPPDWAGQMHATPQFAQPQHLDGFGLRLPRDLTDLPEWSEGYPFYMAMGFPGYDLSADEIAGKLQFSRGMRRSYDAGFKLMVVEYAESTNNCQAAKQFGVLEKNVRDWRKVKPQLQNAHAMRRAFRGPKNGRFALVDQRVAEYVRYMQAKGDPITREAMQLKALEIAQEMNIPEKGFKASLGWCRRMMRRYDLSLRHKVPVPQQLPEDLTEKLVTYQRSVLALRRAHDYQVAQMGNADETPICLEVPSRVTVDNQGEKPVLVKTPGREKLKITAMLGVLADGRKLPPYIILRGTYIPPGKFPSGMEIRCHRYGWMTEDLMQDWLEVVWRRRTGAAPKQRGMLILNGFRGHATDSVKSSMESMNTDMVIIPGGLTSQLQVLDVVVYKPLNDSVRAQYSNWLLAGNLALSPTGNAKKPPLGLFLEWVMVAWNSISSESIVQGFKKCHISSNLEDEDDVLWEIESELPGGGEAPKECDSESAPEGN, from the exons ATGTTTACCCACCAGGCCTGTTCCGCTGCTGGGTCTCTACAGAACCAGTCTGGTCTCTTCCCCAg AGATGGAGTCCACAGCCTACACTCTCAACTTGAccctaaaagaagaagaagaggaagaagagattcAGAGCCGGGAGCTGGAGGATGGCCCCACAGATATGCAGAAAGTCCGGATCTGCTCAGAGGGTGGATGG AATTCCCATTCCCTAAGCCAGACATGATCACTCGATTGGAAGGGGATGAGGAGTCTCAGAATTCTGATGAATGGCAGCTCCATGGAGGAACCTTTGCAG AAAATGAAGAGTCTGATGTCAAGCCCCCAGACTGGGCCGGCCAGATGCATGCCACCCCACAGTTTGCTCAGCCCCAGCACCTAGATGGGTTTGGCCTCCGCCTGCCTCGAGACCTCACGGATCTGCCCGAGTGGAGTGAGGGGTACCCCTTCTACATGGCCATGGGCTTCCCGGGGTATGACCTCTCAGCAGACGAGATTGCCGGGAAGCTCCAGTTCAGCAGGGGCATGCGGCGCAGTTACGATGCGGGATTCAAGTTAATGGTGGTGGAGTATGCCGAGAGCACCAACAACTGCCAGGCGGCCAAGCAGTTTGGAGTGCTGGAAAAGAATGTTCGAGACTGGCGCAAAGTGAAGCCGCAGCTCCAGAATGCCCATGCCATGCGGCGGGCCTTCCGCGGTCCCAAAAACGGTCGCTTCGCCCTGGTGGACCAGCGTGTGGCCGAGTATGTCAGGTACATGCAGGCCAAAGGGGACCCGATCACCAGGGAGGCGATGCAGCTGAAAGCTCTTGAGATCGCCCAAGAAATGAACATTCCGGAGAAGGGGTTCAAGGCTAGCTTGGGCTGGTGTCGAAGAATGATGCGAAGGTATGACTTGTCCCTGAGGCATAAAGTGCCTGTGCCCCAGCAGCTGCCCGAAGACCTGACTGAGAAGCTTGTCACATACCAGCGGAGTGTCCTGGCACTGCGCAGGGCGCACGACTACCAGGTGGCTCAGATGGGCAATGCCGACGAGACGCCCATTTGTCTAGAGGTGCCGTCGCGGGTGACTGTGGACAACCAGGGCGAAAAGCCTGTCTTGGTCAAGACGCCCGGCAGGGAGAAACTAAAAATCACAGCGATGCTCGGTGTCTTGGCAGATGGGAGGAAGCTGCCTCCGTACATCATTTTGAGGGGCACGTACATCCCCCCTGGGAAGTTCCCCAGTGGAATGGAAATCCGCTGCCACCGATACGGGTGGATGACAGAGGACTTGATGCAGGACTGGTTGGAGGTAGTGTGGCGGCGGAGGACGGGTGCGGCACCCAAGCAGCGTGGGATGCTGATCCTGAACGGCTTCCGTGGCCACGCCACTGATTCTGTGAAGAGCTCCATGGAGAGCATGAACACCGACATGGTTATCATCCCTGGGGGCCTGACCTCGCAGCTGCAGGTGTTGGATGTAGTGGTCTACAAGCCGCTAAATGACAGTGTCCGGGCCCAGTACTCCAACTGGCTTCTGGCAGGGAACCTGGCACTGAGCCCCACTGGCAACGCCAAGAAGCCGCCCCTGGGGCTCTTCCTCGAGTGGGTCATGGTGGCGTGGAATAGCATCTCCAGTGAATCCATTGTCCAGGGGTTCAAGAAGTGCCACATCTCCAGCAATTTGGAAGATGAAGATGACGTCCTGTGGGAGATTGAGAGTGAGCttccaggaggaggggaggcgcCCAAAGAATGCGATTCGGAGAGTGCGCCGGAGGGCAACTGA
- the POGK gene encoding pogo transposable element with KRAB domain isoform X1, translating into MESTAYTLNLTLKEEEEEEEIQSRELEDGPTDMQKVRICSEGGWVPALFDEVAIYFSDEEWEVLTEQQKALYREVMRMNYETVLSLEFPFPKPDMITRLEGDEESQNSDEWQLHGGTFAENEESDVKPPDWAGQMHATPQFAQPQHLDGFGLRLPRDLTDLPEWSEGYPFYMAMGFPGYDLSADEIAGKLQFSRGMRRSYDAGFKLMVVEYAESTNNCQAAKQFGVLEKNVRDWRKVKPQLQNAHAMRRAFRGPKNGRFALVDQRVAEYVRYMQAKGDPITREAMQLKALEIAQEMNIPEKGFKASLGWCRRMMRRYDLSLRHKVPVPQQLPEDLTEKLVTYQRSVLALRRAHDYQVAQMGNADETPICLEVPSRVTVDNQGEKPVLVKTPGREKLKITAMLGVLADGRKLPPYIILRGTYIPPGKFPSGMEIRCHRYGWMTEDLMQDWLEVVWRRRTGAAPKQRGMLILNGFRGHATDSVKSSMESMNTDMVIIPGGLTSQLQVLDVVVYKPLNDSVRAQYSNWLLAGNLALSPTGNAKKPPLGLFLEWVMVAWNSISSESIVQGFKKCHISSNLEDEDDVLWEIESELPGGGEAPKECDSESAPEGN; encoded by the exons ATGGAGTCCACAGCCTACACTCTCAACTTGAccctaaaagaagaagaagaggaagaagagattcAGAGCCGGGAGCTGGAGGATGGCCCCACAGATATGCAGAAAGTCCGGATCTGCTCAGAGGGTGGATGG GTGCCCGCCCTATTCGATGAGGTGGCCATATATTTTTCCGACGAGGAGTGGGAAGTTTTGACGGAGCAACAAAAGGCCCTCTACCGGGAAGTCATGAGGATGAATTATGAAACTGTCCTGTCCCTGG AATTCCCATTCCCTAAGCCAGACATGATCACTCGATTGGAAGGGGATGAGGAGTCTCAGAATTCTGATGAATGGCAGCTCCATGGAGGAACCTTTGCAG AAAATGAAGAGTCTGATGTCAAGCCCCCAGACTGGGCCGGCCAGATGCATGCCACCCCACAGTTTGCTCAGCCCCAGCACCTAGATGGGTTTGGCCTCCGCCTGCCTCGAGACCTCACGGATCTGCCCGAGTGGAGTGAGGGGTACCCCTTCTACATGGCCATGGGCTTCCCGGGGTATGACCTCTCAGCAGACGAGATTGCCGGGAAGCTCCAGTTCAGCAGGGGCATGCGGCGCAGTTACGATGCGGGATTCAAGTTAATGGTGGTGGAGTATGCCGAGAGCACCAACAACTGCCAGGCGGCCAAGCAGTTTGGAGTGCTGGAAAAGAATGTTCGAGACTGGCGCAAAGTGAAGCCGCAGCTCCAGAATGCCCATGCCATGCGGCGGGCCTTCCGCGGTCCCAAAAACGGTCGCTTCGCCCTGGTGGACCAGCGTGTGGCCGAGTATGTCAGGTACATGCAGGCCAAAGGGGACCCGATCACCAGGGAGGCGATGCAGCTGAAAGCTCTTGAGATCGCCCAAGAAATGAACATTCCGGAGAAGGGGTTCAAGGCTAGCTTGGGCTGGTGTCGAAGAATGATGCGAAGGTATGACTTGTCCCTGAGGCATAAAGTGCCTGTGCCCCAGCAGCTGCCCGAAGACCTGACTGAGAAGCTTGTCACATACCAGCGGAGTGTCCTGGCACTGCGCAGGGCGCACGACTACCAGGTGGCTCAGATGGGCAATGCCGACGAGACGCCCATTTGTCTAGAGGTGCCGTCGCGGGTGACTGTGGACAACCAGGGCGAAAAGCCTGTCTTGGTCAAGACGCCCGGCAGGGAGAAACTAAAAATCACAGCGATGCTCGGTGTCTTGGCAGATGGGAGGAAGCTGCCTCCGTACATCATTTTGAGGGGCACGTACATCCCCCCTGGGAAGTTCCCCAGTGGAATGGAAATCCGCTGCCACCGATACGGGTGGATGACAGAGGACTTGATGCAGGACTGGTTGGAGGTAGTGTGGCGGCGGAGGACGGGTGCGGCACCCAAGCAGCGTGGGATGCTGATCCTGAACGGCTTCCGTGGCCACGCCACTGATTCTGTGAAGAGCTCCATGGAGAGCATGAACACCGACATGGTTATCATCCCTGGGGGCCTGACCTCGCAGCTGCAGGTGTTGGATGTAGTGGTCTACAAGCCGCTAAATGACAGTGTCCGGGCCCAGTACTCCAACTGGCTTCTGGCAGGGAACCTGGCACTGAGCCCCACTGGCAACGCCAAGAAGCCGCCCCTGGGGCTCTTCCTCGAGTGGGTCATGGTGGCGTGGAATAGCATCTCCAGTGAATCCATTGTCCAGGGGTTCAAGAAGTGCCACATCTCCAGCAATTTGGAAGATGAAGATGACGTCCTGTGGGAGATTGAGAGTGAGCttccaggaggaggggaggcgcCCAAAGAATGCGATTCGGAGAGTGCGCCGGAGGGCAACTGA